A region from the Coturnix japonica isolate 7356 chromosome 28, Coturnix japonica 2.1, whole genome shotgun sequence genome encodes:
- the LOC107325522 gene encoding thaicobrin-like: protein MLISKMEGEEMETPANEEEERSERADVTLDPNTANPFLLLDADGRDVRRGDVWASLPDGPERFGTEPCVLGDRGFSSGRHCWEVEVADGGDWWALGVAQHSVRRKGVLSFTPQEGIWAVGQWFGQYFAFTCPDWTALHLAQLPRAIRVCLDCGGGQVVFADAESKEQIFAFCLDSCPGEMFYPWLWVGRDSWLKLCP, encoded by the exons ATGCTCATTTCCAAGATGGAGGGAGAAGAGATGGAGACCCCGGCCaatgaagaggaggagaggagtgAAAGAG CTGATGTCACCCTGGACCCGAACACTGCCAaccccttcctcctcctggaTGCTGATGGGCGAGATGTGAGACGTGGGGATGTGTGGGCATCCCTGCCCGATGGCCCCGAGCGCTTCGGCACGGAGCCGTGTGTGCTGGGTGACCGCGGCTTCTCGTCGGGGCGGCACTGCTGGGAGGTGGAGGTGGCTGATGGAGGTGACTGGTGGGCGCTGGGGGTGGCCCAGCATTCTGTCAGGAGGAAGGGAGTCCTCAGTTTTACCCCCCAGGAGGGGATCTGGGCAGTGGGGCAGTGGTTCGGGCAGTACTTCGCTTTTACCTGCCCTGACTGGACAGCCCTGCACCTTgcccagctgcccagggccatcCGGGTCTGCTTGGACTGTGGGGGCGGGCAGGTGGTATTTGCTGATGCTGAAAGCAAGGAGCAgatctttgctttctgcctggACTCATGTCCTGGGGAGATGTTTTACCCATGGCTTTGGGTGGGGAGGGACTCGTGGCTGAAGCTGTGCCCCTGA